From one Nycticebus coucang isolate mNycCou1 chromosome 14, mNycCou1.pri, whole genome shotgun sequence genomic stretch:
- the LOC128565837 gene encoding olfactory receptor 10Q1-like, translating into MFAWTPVLNHSGPTEFVFRVFTTVPEFQALLFLVFLLLYLMILCGNTAIICVVCTHSSLHTPMYFFLSNLSFLEICYTSVVVPLMLSNILGAQKPIPLAGCGAQMFFFVTLGSTDCFLLAVMAYDRYVAICHPLHYTLLMTRKLCVQMVVGALGLALSLSLQLTALIFTLPFCGRRREINHFLCDVPPLLRLACADTRVHQAVLYVVGVLVLTVPFLLICVSYVFIASAILRMRSAEGRRRAFSTCSSHLTVVLLQYGCCSLVYLRPRSSTSEDEDRQIALVYTFVTPLLNPLIYTLRNKDVKGALRSAMVSKALSDVH; encoded by the coding sequence ATGTTTGCCTGGACACCTGTCCTCAACCACTCTGGCCCCACGGAGTTCGTGTTCCGCGTGTTCACCACAGTCCCCGAATTCCAGGCCCTCCTCTTCCTGGTCTTCCTCCTCCTGTATTTGATGATCCTTTGCGGCAACACAGCCATCATCTGCGTGGTGTGCACACACAGCTCCCTCCACACCCCAATGTACTTCTTCCTGTCCAATCTCTCTTTCCTGGAAATCTGCTACACTTCTGTCGTGGTGCCCTTGATGCTTTCCAACATTCTGGGGGCCCAGAAGCCCATTCCGCTGGCTGGATGTGGGGCCCAAATGTtcttctttgtcacccttggcagcaCGGACTGTTTTCTCTTGGCGGTCATGGCCTACGACCGCTACGTGGCCATCTGCCACCCGCTGCACTACACCCTCCTCATGACCCGGAAGCTGTGCGTGCAGATGGTGGTCGGCGCCCTGGGCCTGgcgctctccctctctctgcagcTCACAGCCTTGATCTTCACGCTGCCCTTCTGCGGGCGCCGCCGCGAAATCAACCACTTCCTCTGCGACGTGCCTCCGCTCCTGCGCCTGGCCTGTGCTGACACCCGCGTGCACCAGGCGGTCCTCTACGTGGTGGGCGTCCTGGTGCTGACCGTCCCCTTCCTGCTTATCTGTGTCTCCTACGTGTTCATCGCCTCTGCCATCCTGCGCATGCGCTCCGCCGAGGGCCGCCGCCGGGCCTTCTCCACCTGCTCCTCGCACCTCACCGTGGTCTTGCTGCAGTACGGCTGCTGCAGCCTGGTCTACCTGCGCCCCCGCTCCAGCACCTCCGAGGATGAGGACCGCCAAATCGCCTTGGTCTACACTTTCGTCACCCCCTTACTCAACCCCTTGATTTACACCCTTAGGAACAAGGACGTCAAAGGTGCTCTGAGGAGTGCCATGGTCAGTAAAGCGCTCTCTGACGTCCACTGA